The Megalobrama amblycephala isolate DHTTF-2021 linkage group LG13, ASM1881202v1, whole genome shotgun sequence genome contains a region encoding:
- the znf407 gene encoding zinc finger protein 407, giving the protein MVQTESKRTNQPFADEAVLSEKDVGSSEDGRTSPTQMLLEIVEPTSCRSGKDGEDTNEAVKDGSDTQAGCSFDSESKVKSNKNGGTDGHGENSKPNACVHEFIDAPEKHIKRQHNKKKNDSCDLGSCSCVTECDPEKHCMSNKHNPEMLDNQDSLKTEKTPSAKVMHPTEGRSRHQCSRCDFTANNSVMLAQHIKTRHPSEHRFHCRVCHYYTSTTEAMEVHLSEEAHQQVAKEKNISSLFKDCVEKILVILSDQREDGDPHEAMEVQDAEEPAEAARKGSPHKRKRGRPKTSNETVCSHCGLVASNATNLSVHIRRRHSRMYSFVCKLCNYYCVTKGDMDRHCETKKHINKMQAAGSEESGVVLLDAEQPSQAKNTEAELGDRVAEIETTVEADTDPSGVPCKKSKNDLGNICSQCDFVAHSTPSLALHVRRKHTKDFEFVCLACSYYTVTRREMFRHMATEKHKQKREGYLKRPNRSFNSVNKPSSEDPETVAGSEEVRDSSVLTPANTTTEDAEHSTKTDEQSCANEDGANTSKDNQESSTNPMESNESDVIQSVTMEKDAMLEDMDEENAFEEEEIADLGDDSASSEKHLRGIQFDGCIFPLKTLEEHKQTPHGGEQTTGASLQQGTRKPKTPGGSETKTAKAIPRIRCEDCGFLADGISGLNVHISMKHPSKEKHFHCLLCGKSFYTESNLQQHLSSAAHMRNEHGSVEDLPEGGASFKCVRCSEPCQTEQELFVHIKEKHEELLREVNKYVIEDTEQINRERQENQGSVCKYCGKVCKSSNSMAFLAHVRTHTGSKPFMCKICNFATAQLGDARNHVKRHLGMREYKCHICGWAFVMKKHLNTHLLGKHGLGQPKERKFECDLCERTFSEKWALNNHMKLHTGDKPFKCGWPSCHYSFLTLSAMKDHHRTHTGEKSFLCDLCGFAGGTRHALTKHRRQHTGERPFKCQLCNFASTTQSHLTRHKRVHTGEKPYRCPWCDYRSNCAENIRKHILHTGKHEGVKMYNCPKCSYATNAPMDFRNHLKETHPDIENPDLAYLHAGIVSKSFECRLKGQGATFVQAEAAFAPDESELGSEALQQVIIIQGYGGGEVAIDQALEESAAATLQTLAMSSQLGEVLHITEDGQLITSSRDVSTAGQTTRYVLVESSGEAAGEARAQEEAVHTVSESSSALDALLCAVTELGQQGGAREGEITVTTVSDQLPGEKCEGQTSPTQTQEYEERAEVGVVMGSANEHASEEMQEVLQFAASQLMMKEGLTQVIVNDEGTHYIVTQLDDSTLHVEGTVEHPSGQETIVYSEVSPE; this is encoded by the exons ATGGTTCAAACAGAGAGCAAACGTACAAATCAACCCTTTGCAGATGAGGCGGTACTATCGGAGAAGGATGTTGGTTCCTCTGAGGATGGAAGAACCAGTCCCACTCAGATGCTGCTGGAAATAGTTGAGCCCACTTCATGTAGATCAGGAAAGGATGGTGAAGACACCAATGAGGCTGTTAAAGATGGCAGTGATACACAAGCAGGCTGCAGTTTTGATTCGGAAAGTAAAGTGAAAAGCAATAAAAATGGTGGAACGGATGGACATGGTGAGAATTCAAAGCCTAATGCTTGTGTACATGAATTCATAGATGCACCAGAAAAGCATATTAAACGGcagcataataaaaaaaagaatgactCCTGCGATCTTGGTAGCTGTTCTTGTGTTACAGAGTGTGATCCTGAGAAGCACTGCATGAGCAATAAACACAACCCAGAGATGTTAGACAATCAGGATTCATTAAAGACAGAGAAGACGCCATCAGCGAAGGTGATGCATCCGACTGAAGGCAGGTCACGGCATCAGTGCAGTAGGTGCGACTTCACAGCCAACAACTCTGTAATGTTAGCGCAGCACATTAAAACGCGTCATCCATCGGAGCACCGTTTCCACTGTAGGGTCTGCCATTACTACACCAGCACCACAGAAGCCATGGAGGTCCACCTGTCAGAAGAAGCCCACCAACAGGTGGCCAAAGAGAAGAACATCAGCTCTCTGTTTAAAGACTGTGTTGAAAAAATCCTTGTGATTCTCTCAGATCAAAGGGAGGACGGAGACCCTCATGAAGCCATGGAGGTTCAGGACGCAGAAGAGCCGGCTGAAGCCGCGAGGAAAGGTTCTCCTCACAAACGGAAGCGAGGCAGACCGAAGACATCTAACGAGACCGTCTGTAGTCACTGTGGGCTCGTTGCTTCCAATGCCACCAACCTCAGCGTTCACATACGGCGCAGGCATAGCCGGATGTACAGCTTCGTTTGTAAGCTGTGCAACTACTACTGTGTGACCAAAGGCGACATGGACCGCCACTGTGAAACTAAAAAGCACATCAACAAAATGCAAGCGGCCGGAAGTGAAGAGAGTGGGGTCGTTCTGCTAGACGCTGAGCAGCCGAGTCAAGCAAAGAACACTGAGGCAGAACTAGGTGACCGAGTAGCAGAGATTGAGACGACTGTTGAAGCGGACACCGATCCCTCCGGTGTGCCGTGCAAGAAAAGCAAGAATGACTTGGGGAACATCTGCTCTCAGTGTGACTTTGTCGCTCACTCAACTCCGTCTCTTGCTCTCCACGTGCGACGCAAGCACACCAAAGACTTTGAGTTTGTTTGTCTAGCATGTAGCTACTACACCGTGACCCGTAGAGAGATGTTTAGGCACATGGCAACAGAAAAACACAAGCAGAAACGCGAGGGTTACCTGAAGAGACCCAACCGAAGCTTTAACAGTGTTAACAAGCCCAGCTCTGAAGACCCAGAGACAGTCGCAGGATCAGAGGAGGTCCGTGACAGCTCTGTTCTGACACCTGCGAACACCACGACTGAAGATGCAGAGCATTCGACAAAGACCGATGAGCAGAGTTGTGCAAATGAAGATGGAGCGAATACTTCCAAAGACAACCAAGAATCCTCAACTAATCCAATGGAATCAAACGAGTCTGACGTGATCCAGTCAGTGACGATGGAGAAGGACGCAATGCTGGAGGATATGGATGAGGAAAACGCGTTTGAGGAGGAAGAAATTGCTGACTTAGGAGATGACAGTGCCTCTAGTGAGAAACACCTTAGAGGAATACAGTTTGATGGTTGCATCTTTCCCTTAAAAACATTAGAAGAGCACAAGCAGACACCACATGGCGGAGAACAAACTACGGGCGCATCACTCCAGCAGGGCACCAGAAAGCCTAAAACCCCGGGTGGATCCGAGACAAAGACTGCCAAAGCAATTCCTCGGATCCGCTGTGAGGACTGTGGATTTTTGGCTGATGGCATAAGTGGCCTGAATGTTCATATCTCCATGAAGCATCCATCCAAAGAGAAGCATTTCCATTGCTTGCTTTGTGGAAAGTCCTTCTACACCGAGAGTAACCTACAGCAGCACTTGAGCAGCGCAGCACACATGCGCAACGAGCACGGGAGCGTTGAAGATCTTCCGGAAGGAGGCGCCAGCTTTAAATGCGTCCGATGCAGTGAGCCCTGCCAAACCGAGCAGGAACTGTTTGTGCATATCAAAGAGAAACACGAGGAACTGCTGAGAGAAGTGAACAAATATGTAATAGAGGATACGGAGCAGATCAACCGAGAGCGGCAGGAGAACCAGGGCAGTGTTTGCAAGTACTGCGGTAAAGTGTGCAAGAGCAGCAACTCCATGGCCTTCCTGGCTCACGttcgcacacacacag GATCTAAACCGTTCATGTGCAAGATCTGTAACTTTGCCACCGCTCAGCTGGGCGACGCGCGCAACCATGTGAAGAGACATCTGGGCATGAGAGAGTACAAGTGTCACATCTGTGG ATGGGCATTTGTGATGAAGAAGCATCTCAACACTCATCTGCTGGGAAAGCATGGACTGGGTCAGCCCAAAGAGAg GAAGTTTGAGTGTGATCTGTGCGAGCGCACCTTCAGTGAGAAATGGGCTCTGAACAACCACATGAAGCTGCACACGGGAGACAAACCCTTCAAGTGCGGATGGCCCTCGTGTCATTACTCCTTCCTGACTCTCTCTGCCATGAAGGACCATCACAGGACACacacag gAGAGAAGTCTTTCCTCTGTGATCTCTGCGGGTTTGCCGGAGGAACTCGTCACGCTCTGACCAAACACCGTCGCCAGCACACAG GCGAGCGACCCTTCAAGTGTCAGCTGTGCAACTTCGCATCAACCACACAGTCCCACCTGACGCGGCACAAGCGTGTGCACACGGGCGAGAAGCCCTACCGCTGCCCCTGGTGCGACTACAG ATCGAACTGCGCGGAGAACATCCGTAAACACATCCTGCACACAGGCAAGCATGAGGGGGTGAAGATGTACAACTGTCCCAAGTGCAGCTATGCCACCAACGCCCCCATGGACTTCAGGAACCACCTGAAAGAGACGCACCCTGACATTGAGAACCCAGACCTGGCTTACCTGCATGCAG GAATCGTGTCCAAGTCGTTCGAGTGTCGCCTGAAGGGACAGGGCGCGACCTTCGTCCAGGCCGAGGCGGCGTTCGCCCCTGACGAGAGCGAGCTGGGCTCCGAGGCGCTCCAGCAGGTCATCATCATCCAGGGTTACGGCGGCGGGGAGGTGGCCATCGATCAGGCCCTGGAGGAGTCGGCCGCCGCCACCCTGCAGACCCTCGCCATGTCCAGTCAGCTGGGCGAAGTGCTGCACATCACTGAGGACGGGCAGCTCATCACGTCCAGCCGGGACGTGTCTACAGCGGGGCAGACCACTCGATACGTGCTGGTGGAGTCGTCCGGAGAGGCCGCGGGAGAAGCGCGGGCGCAGGAGGAGGCTGTGCACACTGTGTCCGAGTCGTCCTCCGCTCTGGACGCTCTGCTCTGCGCCGTGACGGAGCTGGGCCAGCAGGGCGGCGCCAGAGAGGGAGAGATCACCGTCACCACAGTGTCCGACCAGCTGCCGGGAGAGAAGTGTGAAGGTCAGACGTCTCCGACTCAGACACAGGAGTACGAGGAGAGGGCGGAGGTGGGCGTGGTCATGGGCTCGGCCAATGAGCACGCGTCTGAGGAGATGCAGGAGGTGCTGCAGTTTGCGGCCAGTCAGCTGATGATGAAGGAGGGTCTCACTCAAGTGATCGTCAATGACGAGGGCACTCATTACATAGTCACGCAGCTGGACGACTCCACCCTGCACGTCGAGGGCACGGTGGAGCATCCGTCCGGACAGGAGACCATCGTTTACTCGGAAGTTAGTCCTGAATGA